TGACCGCACTGCTGTTCATTGAGTTGGTCCGTTTTTCTTTCGGTTCTCTTTGTTTCTTCATGGTTTATTTATTTTTCAGACTTACTTCTTAACCgggttttttatttctttctcagtTTCACTGAGTTTTTCCGTACGATTTCTTCGGTTCCTCTGTTTCTTTCTTGGTTGTGCTGGGTTTTTTTTTGCTTCATTTATCTTCaggttttatttcattttttggttttctttgtttttattACTTTCTCAGTTTTCATTGTTTTCATTCTTTTTTAAAGGTTTCTCCATTTCTCTTTGTTTATTTATCTATTTTTATTGGTCACTTTTTCGTTCGACACATGTCCATTTTTTCAATACACAGTGTAAACTATTAGTGTATACATGAAATTTTTTGTTGATACATGTTGCACTTTTTTTGAAAATAAGATGTATATTTTAAAATTATATATTTTGAAGACTTGTTTGAATACATAGTTTACATTTTggcaaatatatgttttgatgtctatttttCCCATACAAattctacattttttgtatacataagAATTGTTTCCTTACACATGCTTAACATTTTACAAATATGTGCTTAACATTGTTTCATATATGATGTCTACATTTTTATACATATGAGGCATTGTGCATAGATATTAAACATTTTTGTACACGTTTAAATTTTCTATACATGCTTAACATTTTATTCATACACATTATACATTTTTTTGTATACTATGCAAACATTTTTTGCATTTTGTAAGCATTTTTAAAAATAGCAGGAACATTTTTtattgtcaaaaacattttttgaagcGTATCACATTTTTTACAATCGCGCTaacagttttattattattatgttaACATTTTCAAATTTGCAGTTTGAAATGTCTTTAAGTAAATATAATTTTCTGAAATCCGTGCATTCAGAATATTTTCTAAAAGATGgacaaaaaagaagaacgacaaaaGCCACGATTTACCTATGCAATCGAGGGCGAGCCGCGAGGGACCGAGCTGTGATATTTGTTGGGTGGGCGGAGCCCATGTATTGTGCGCTTGAAGAGAGTGCTTTCTTTCAACTCGTGGCAAGAGAGACATAGGGGTTGTTTGGATTATGCCCATGCCAGCCTGCCAACTCGTGGGCACGCCAAAAACTTGGCGAACGTTTTGCTCGCTCACGTCTCAACCAAGTATTGGCGTGAAAATGAACTGCAGACTAGACGCGAACCAAATAGTTGGCGTCCATCCAAATACAAGCCTAGCGCCCAGTCAACGCCCCTTTTTGGGCTAAGAAGCTTCCGGCACGAAACCAAACATGCCCATAGCACTACCCTTATTTTCTCACACGTTGCGAGTTGTAACTCAGTCTCGCCTCACGACGCAAGGGAGTGGACCGCCCCCAGTAACACTTCGGCTTGGTTTCTTCTCTCTGTGTGTTTTTCTTATCagcttttctatttttttttgtttttcattttttttgttttccgatTTTCTTGTGTTCCTTCACTGGGTTTCTTCCTTtgaccttttctttttcttctttcaacTCATGTATATATTTTTAATACACCTTTTACATTTTTGTTATACATATGGTTTTtttatacacattgaacattttacaAATACATGATGCATAATTTATTCACATACTACTTGTTAGATCTatgttaaacattttttgaatgcatGTTGAATATTTTCTTAAAACTACGAGAAAATTTGCTTCAGGCTACAAACCTTGATCTTCAAGGCCCAGCCGATATTCATGCATTACATATTAGCCCAGATACCTATATTTAACCCTTACTAAATCTAAGGATCCACGAGGGCTATTGTATTACAAAGAGATGGAGATTGGATGGTGATGGTGTAGACGAATGATGATGATGCCGCAGTGAAGCCCTTCTATCGACTCCCCTTTGGATTTCTTCCGGAGGCtagggttctttgttctggagtagTTTTTGATGGCTGTAGTCTGTAGACGTCCGATCCTCGATACGATCGTGTGGGTAGAAGTATTGGAACAGGGGTGACAATGACAATATGTACGACCGGCAGTACGAGTGTGCGTGATTATACCAAACACCGTCGATCGCTACGAACCCTTTTGTTCTTTCTTTTTACGGCAGTCTTTTATCGTCCCAATTAACATGATTTTGACACCATATCCTTGGGATTCTTTCCTTGTGCCACAAAATACCTCCGTTGATGAAATCCCGACGAAAATAGATAGAAGGGTACGGGAACGCGGTTAAATCGTGAAAAACCTAACACCCAAAAAAAGACGTATTTTTACGCAAAAAATGGACTCGTTACCCTCCACCCATGGGCTACGCCTCGACCCCGTACAGTGGCGACCCTCCAGGCAGGGGCGCACTCACCTTGAGGCGGCAGAACCTTGAAGGAGCGACAGGAACGCTACACCGACAATAACACATGATTCGGGTCAAGGGAGGAGATCAGGAGGAGGAAACATGGGGGAGATGAAGGGGTGCACCGCCCCATCGCCGCTTACTCATGGGCTAGCCTTTGGCCGACGGGACGACGCGGGGGCAAGCAAATCTAAAAATCTAAAATGTGGTAGTAATTTGTAATTTACTGGTGACTCACATGATGCATGTCGCAGTCAAATCTGAAGCCATGATGGTAGCTCCGTGACAGAGAGACATGCTACTCTTTTTCCTGGAATCACAGAGACTGCTGACCGTGAGGTAATTAACTACGGAAATACTTCACGCACGACGTTCGGCGGGACGACACTCGCACGACGTTAATTCAACAGTctgctgttgtggtgtaatactttTTTTTTGCGGCTTGATGTCGTCCGTGTAGCGGTGCTCAATCAACTATGCAGCCAGGCACATCATTTCTGCCTTTTATTATATGTTTATTATATATACATCAACAAAAAAGAACAAAATGTATTTTTATTCAAGCAAACAgctcaaaaaggaaagaaaatcgATTTTTTTATAGTGATACATGTCTCATTCATAACATAAAAAACAAAGTATAAGTTACGTAAAGACCGACAAGACAAAACTGAAAACATAGTAGAacctctctgagcttgacaccaacgctcaTCACCTATCTCCGGCATCATCACAGCAGTCATTGAAGAAAAGAGTGACGAATCACCACCTCACCCGAGCTTGAACTAGTGGTGATTCGTCAAATAATTTAGTGTAAAATAGTTCgagctctgtaacctagtacaaataattttacattaaatttgaactagctctacacgctagttcaaatagttttacactaatctTGAACTAGGTTATGCAGCTTTTACGCTagttcaaattatttgtactaggttatagagttagttcaactctagtgtataattatttgtactaggttatgcaGCTTTgcagacctccaaggtggctcaccaaaaatgAAGCCCTTGCCGTTGAACGAATCTGACAGGGTAACACCCTGGACAcgtcatcgaactccagatctggcaccccaccacgactaagacgccgaaggaggaaaccatacatGCCATCCATGAACCGCGAGTCCAGCATATGTTCCGTCttacagatgtcgtcgatgcagaccacaatctgcatctgctcctggactacctcccaagctccgcgccgacggtggagcaaacgccgtcgcaacggcagagcccgaggacacaggtccaccacgaggatgccgccgccgtcacgccatccttacttgaacagactggtttccaaatccattcCCAACCATAGGATCGATGGCCTTGTCAAGGAAGAATCTAAAGAATATTTATTCAGCGTCGTCATCGTTGCCACCGAAGCAAAGACAATGAACAATCTAAAAACCTAAACTACGAGGGAGTAAAATTAATCCATACGCATgaatccggcagcccctcgccaccgacgaccgaggtcacCGCCGGGCCGCCGAAGAACGGCGGTGGAAGATCAGCCTCTCCTGGCGCCGTCAGGGAGAGGAAAACGTATCGCTGGTTCCTGGGCGTTGTACTTGGAAAGAAAACAGATCAGAAAGCTGCAAATCGCTGCTGCTACTGTTGAAGCAAGCACTCCTACGTGCTTGTCCGTTTCGGGGAAGGCGGATGAGGAAAGAGCCTGTCCGGTGTCCGAGGTGGCACGAGGCCCGTGCACGGAGGACGCCCGCCCCCTTTCGCGCACGACGGGCACGCGCCGAGCGCGTGGGGAACGTGCCCGGGCGTGTGCTCCTGCGCAGCCGGCACACGCCCCGGATCTGCTGCGCCCGCGGCAGCTCGCCGCATCCGTGTATCTCGAGATCGATCAGAGTTCGAACCTAGGAGTACAGTACCTGGGTACGAACTGAACTGCGTCCCCAAAAAAGTACGAACTGAAAATGGGAGGCAGTGAATTTTCTCAACCTGGGTACTTTCCACAGCTTGCAGGATGTGGTTTCGCCCGTCAATTTCTCGAACGATGAACAGCGACCTGGTTGGAATGTTGGATAGTACTTTGAGAAAGGCTCTAACGACGACGATGCATCGGTTTCACTGTCAACTTGTACAGACAAATGGAGTCTGGACACCATCCTTTTCAGATTTAGTAGATACCACTATAAAACACAACGTATGACATTGATACTTGTCTGAGTATTGAAGAAGAGTagactaaaataaaagagaaaagtctaaaataaaccttAAATTCATACTCCAGGTCTGAATCAAATCATGAACTCAAAATCCTTGAAATTGGCACCCTGTACTCTTTAATCCCGGTCTATCCTGGTTGATTTATGTTAAATACTTGTTTGTCAAACCGGGGAAAGGACTATCCCAGCTGGGATCACACGCTTCTCTCACTGACTatatgggcccacatgtcatatccATCTTCTTCCCTACATAATCTCTCTTTCTTTTCTGCTCTATAAATTTTCTATCCAGATCCATCATCACGGTATGCTAATTGCAGATGAGTCAAAAAAGGAGACGGGGAATTGGGAATCAGAACTAGCCCAACTGGATGCCAACAAAACAATGAACAATTACACCACTAATCCATCACCTCCACTGTGTGAGAGAAACCGGTGTGCACAGTGGAGCCGGGGCAGCGTGAGCACAGCTGAACAGGAGATTCTGGCGGCGAGGTGCTCCTGCACGAACCGCCCGTGCGCACAGCCACACATGGGAGCATTGGGATGGGAAGTAGGTGTGGCATGCGGCCGCTGGCCGCACATCAGGTTGGGCTGCTCCCGGCAAAGTGTTGACACGTTTGTCGCACTCTGTCACGAACTCCGGCACCCATCAACCGCGGCGAGAGCGACAAGCAGACGGGCTAACGGTGAGGccgacccaatttggcatcatccgTGCTCTTGGCTCTGGCAATGGCGGAGGATTTCGAGTGCGACGAGCACGGGCGTCACGATGTTCATCCCCACCGGCGGTCGCCTCTGGCCTCTTCCCGCCGACCATAGTGGCGACGACGGACCTCTCCTGGTACCTCGACGGGACGGGTGTGGCTTCGAGGTGGGGTAAAGATGTGGCGGCGGGATGGATCTGAGAAGAAAGAGATTTTGGGGTGGAGAGAGCGTGGGCAGGCGAAGATGAATATGACACATGGGCCCATGTAGTCAGCGACAGTGGTGATCAGGATCATACTTTTTTCTGTTCCGCAAACGAACACGTAGCAGAAATCAGCCGGTATAGACCGGGACTAGATAGTACGGAGTGCCAGTTTCAGGGATTTTAAGTTCAGGGTTTGATTCAGACTTGAAGTACAAGTTTAAGGTTTATTGTAGACTTTTCCCAAAATAAAATACGTCTGCAATCATTAAACTTGTCTGAGTACGTGCAATCCAGACCTTAAATTCAGGGTGTCTCCACTTTGTCCTAAAAATTGCTAAAGGGCTCAACActttctttttctttgatttttcATGCGTACCGGAATGTCGCAATGAACGGTTTTTTTAATGGGTCCAGTTGTGGTCGTGTTCTCTTTTTATTTACAACACTACGTGTACTTGTTAACTTGAACGTTTTTATAAATGGTTGTCTGCATCACATGGTGCACCCCCCCCCTTCCCCCCGCGCGGGCGCCGCCACTCACACACCTCTCAAGTGGAACCTACATCAGAGTTTACCCCAACCATTAGGAACCCCTAACCCCTAAATTCCACCTCCACTCATCCTCGCCACCACCACTTGGCCACCCGTTGCAGTTGTGTCCCGAGTCGCCGCCTCTCCTACCATCGCTCATCACTACCATGGCCCATCCTCTCATGTTGTTTCTCGTCTTGAGTCACCTCCATCGATAGTCAATTCAGCACAACACATGTCATCTTCACACATCATCACCATGATAGTCAAGTCATCATAAAGGCATCATCAATCAATCTTCAAGTACCCATCATTGCCTTCTTACGCCACGCTAAACCAAGCACCGTTACAATATCAACAGTCAAACAAAAACATCAGAAGGGGATTGTATAGAACCCCTTAAAGAACTTGGAGGACTTAAACGAAGCAGTTGCACCTCCTCAGCAAATACGGTAGCTTTGGGAAGGTACAAAGGCCTTTTTTTGCGGGTACATACAAGAGACGCTGTAGGACCCTTTAAGAAAGTTTGAGGACCCAGGGTCTTTTTGATTCATGAGCTTGTAAAAAtgtaggattggaatggcatgcCCATTCATCCTCCATGATTTTGGTTCATTCGATTAAAAAGACAAAAACAATTTTTATAGGCCTAAGTGTATGCTAAATTTCCTCTCGTTTTTCTCCGCTAACCCTAGGCGGGTATGAAAAATTCTCCCCTCCAGACTTCATCGACGAGCCCATGGATTCGCCTCCCCTCTACATGCCACTCCAGTGGCCGGTGGCAGGGAGGGGAATCACGGTGCCTTCACTCCGGTTAGTAGTTTAGATTAGGGTTTGGTCCTCGCAAGTGCGACGCTCAGGCGGATGGCGGCTCCTTCTTCGAGTTTGTCCTTTGGACTCCGGTCCTCCTTGAGTTCGTCTGTCTGGATGTAGTCGACAGAGCTACGGCATAGAATCCTATTGTCGCCTTGGGGCGGTGAGGTTAGTGTTTCTCATCATGTGGCGAATTTGGTGCTAGGTACTTCAAATTTATGCAAGGGTTCAACGACGACGACTGCGGCTCCATGGCTAGTTACTTCAGATCTATGCAAGACTTTCcagctgtcatcgacaaggtcaagccgtCTCCGCTAAAGGAGTAGCGATAGAGGCTCGTTCTGGCGGCAGTGGTGGTCGTTCGCTGGTCTCAAAATCTCGATGTAATCTTTGTTATATTTGAGATGCTTTGTACTTTTGATGAATTTTTTgcaatagatctgatctttttcaaaaaaaaatgtatgCTACATTTTCTATGAAATGTAGCGGAAAGAAATCCTTCCTACAGATCAAACTTCGGTTGATACGGAAAAAATACATTGAAAATTCCAATATTTTAAGAATTATTtgaaaatcctatgaatcaaatagGTCTTTTAAAAACAGAGCTTTTGGGGCATCTCATTCGTCACATTACAGTAATAGGGTGACATCTCCCGCAAGAGATCCGGGCGATGCCCACGCGATTCCGCGCGACGCAACCGGCCAAACGGCCGGGGCCGCACCGACTCCAGATCATGCCGCCTCTCCCGCATACGCACGTCTCCCGCCATCCCCTGCGCCGATTCGATAGGTAGGTGGCGCGATTCTCCGACTCTACCGCACTGGCGTCATCACACACAGTACGAATTCAGGATCATGCCGTGATCCATCCATGGCCGCCTGCCGTCGCCGTGCTCCTGCACGCCATTCACGGGGAAAGCACCgcatttcttttttcctttttgctgGGAAGGATATCGTCATGGGCAGCATCATTATCAATTTACCCACCACGTGAGGCGTACACATCCGTGTAAAGTCGCACGGTCCATTTTACTACCCCGGAGCGGAAGATTCCCAGAGAAAAAAGAGCGTATTTTGATAGCGAAAAGCGAAGTGAAAGGGCGGAATGCAGCGTGAATCGTGTCGCGTACCTCCTTGTCCGAGCTCGCCCGTCGTGCTGCGCGCTGCCCCGATCCCGTACTGTACCCCGGCCGGCCGCCACGGTCGGTATATGATGCCCGCCACGCCCCCCGTCGCATTTGCACAGCCCCTTCCGGCTCAGTTTGCCGGCACGCACACGCAACAGACCAGGCCCGACTGAAGAAGAACGGAATGGACGCCACCCGCGCCCTCCTCCTGCCCCGCTCCGACGGCGCCGTGCCCGGCGTCGTCGACTTCCGCGGCGGCCCCGCGCCCCGCGCCTCCACCGGCCGATGGTCCGCCGCCATGTTCGTCCTCGGTACGTGCGGCCCCGATCCAGCCCATGATGATCATCGATCGAGGGGAGGGGTGGCCTTAATTTGGGTTCTTTTTTGGGATTGAAGGTGTGGAGATCGCGGAGCGGTTCGCGTACCACGGCGTGTCGGCCAACCTCATCAGCTACCTGACGGGCCCGCTTGGGGAGTCCACGGCCGGCGCCGCCGCGGCGATCAACGCGTGGAGCGGCGTCGCCACGATGCTGCCGCTGCTGGTGGCCTGCGTCGCCGACGCCTGGCTCGGCCGGTTCCGCACCATCGTGCTCGCCTCCGTCCTCTTCGTCGTGGTCAGCCCACTTTTCCCCTCCCCTCCCGTAAAAATTCCCCTTTTTGACATAAAAAGTGCTCCATGAACGAACGAACCCCTTTCTGTCTGCCCTCCCCCAATCAATCAAGCCCGCGCACTCCCACTGACAGAGAAGCGCGTCCAGCTGACCACTGACAGCCGGGTTTGCCGTTGCAGAGCATGGGCATGCTGACCCTGTCCTCGGCGCTCCCGGTGTTCCACTCGGACGGGTGCACCAGCTTCACCTCGCTGTCGGGCGCGTGCTCGCCGTCGCCGGTGCAGGTGACCATCTTCTACGTCTCGCTCTACCTGGTGGCGCTGGCGGAGGCCGGGCACAAGCCGTGCGCGCAGGCGTTCGGCGCCGACCAGTTCGACCAGCACCACCCCGAGGAGTCCGTCTCCCGGAGCTccttcttcaactggtggtactTCGGCATGTGCTCCggcaccgccgccaccaccatggTCTCCAGCTACATCCAGGACAACATCGGCTGGGGCCTCGGCTTCGGCATCCCCTGCCTCGTCATGGTCTTGGCGCTCGCCATGTTCCTGCTCGGCACCCGCCGCTACCGCTACTACACCTCCACCCAGTCCAGCCCCTTCGCCCGCCTCGCCAGGGCCTTCGTCGCGCTCCTCAAAGGCTCCAAGTCCAGCCAATGCGCCAAGTATGATCACTCATCAATCATCATCCATCGTTCTCGTTTGAAATCTGCAATTTGGCCATGAGAATTCTGAATGCATCATGCTGTCAGGCTTACCAATTAATGTGTTTGGTCTCTTGCGACGAACAGCACTCTTGCCGGCGAGGATGGAGAATTCAACGCGGAGCACCGCGAGGAGGTTCGGGGCCTGCTGCGGCTGTTCCCCATCTGGGCGACGTGCATCATCTACGCCGTCATCTTCTCCCAGTCCTCGACCTTCTTCACGAAGCAGGCCGCGACGCTGGACCGGCGGATCGGGGCCACCTTCCGCGTGCCGCCGGCGGCGCTGCAGACGTTCATCAGCCtgaccatcatcaccttcatccCGGTCTACGACCGGCTGTTCGTGCCGGCGGCGCGGCGGTTCACGCGCCTGTCCTCGGGCATCACCATGCTGCAGAGGATCGGCACGGGCCTCGTCCTGGCGCTGGTGGCCATGGTGGTGGCGGCGCTGGTGGAGGCGAGGCGGCTGGGCGTGGCGCGGGAGGCCGGCCTCGTGGACGACCCCAAGGCGGCGCTGCCGATGAGCCTGTGGTGGATGGTGCCGCAGTACGTGCTGTTCGGGCTGTCGGACGTGTTCGCCATGATCGGGCTGCAGGAGTTCTTCTACGACCAGGTGCCCGACGCGCTGCGCAGCCTGGGGCTGGCCTTCTTCCTCAGCATCTTCGGGGTGGGCCACTTCCTCAGCAGCTTCCTCATCTCCGCCATCGACGGCGCCACCAAGAAGGGCGGCGCCAGCTGGTTCTCCAACAACCTCAACCGCGCCCACCTCGACTACTTCTACTGGCTGCTCGCCGGGCTCTGCGCGGCGGAGCTGGCCGCGTTCGTGGTTGTCTCGCGCGTCTATGTTTACAAGAAGAGGGTGGCTCACCATGACCATGACGACGGTGGCGCTGTCATGTGATCGCTTGTAAGGTGGTTTTCTTTTTTGCGAATGTACAGATGTATAGCGCTATAGTATAATGTTGTGCCGAGTTCAGCTATACTGCAAGTTTCTTTTAGAAACACCTGTAATTTTACGGGGATGGGCTCTAGACAaacgttttttttttttgaaattaactGTCGCCGCTTTATTTATTAAACGAACTCGGGAATCTCATCCGATACAATCTCAAGAATGCAGTCTGGTGGAGATGATAGCCACTCCTGCGAGCCCTCATCACCCATTCCCACCTTAGCTAACCTATCAGCGGCGGCATTTGCACAACGGCGAACCCACGGAACTCTAACAGAAACAAAATGCATCAGCATCGCCTTGACTTCTTCCATGATCGACCCCAGGGCGGAGAGGTACATGTCCGGCCTGTTAAGCATCGAAACCACCCTTGTGGAGTCGCTCTCGAGATGAAGCCTTGACACGTCTGTTTTACTCGCTAGCTCGATTGCTTTCTTACATGCCAGAAGCTCCACCTTGTCCGGGTCATCCACATGTCCCAGGAAATGGCACGAAGCTGCTCGGAATGCACCTTTGTGATCTCGCAGCATCACACCATCGCCCCCTTCTCCCGGTGTTTGGAAACCGATCCATCTGCATTGGCTTTGATCCAACCCGGCTCCGGCGGCTCCCACGCCTCTCTTTCCCTCACCACCCGCGGGATCACCTCCTTCTTGTGGATCTCCTCCCACTCTTTCACATACGCAGCCACAGATAGTGATATTTCATGTGGCTCAGCTATcttcctgtaacgccctcgatgcggctatatcttctacgtgtcgaagcatgacttagaggcataaccgcattgaaagcaatgtcgcaagtgaggtaatcttcgcaaacaacccatgtaatacataaagggaaagagatacatagttggcttacaatcgccacttcacacaattacaagaataaagcattacatcatccagatataaacaaggtccgactacag
The Triticum dicoccoides isolate Atlit2015 ecotype Zavitan chromosome 3A, WEW_v2.0, whole genome shotgun sequence genome window above contains:
- the LOC119269745 gene encoding protein NRT1/ PTR FAMILY 5.10-like — its product is MDATRALLLPRSDGAVPGVVDFRGGPAPRASTGRWSAAMFVLGVEIAERFAYHGVSANLISYLTGPLGESTAGAAAAINAWSGVATMLPLLVACVADAWLGRFRTIVLASVLFVVSMGMLTLSSALPVFHSDGCTSFTSLSGACSPSPVQVTIFYVSLYLVALAEAGHKPCAQAFGADQFDQHHPEESVSRSSFFNWWYFGMCSGTAATTMVSSYIQDNIGWGLGFGIPCLVMVLALAMFLLGTRRYRYYTSTQSSPFARLARAFVALLKGSKSSQCANTLAGEDGEFNAEHREEVRGLLRLFPIWATCIIYAVIFSQSSTFFTKQAATLDRRIGATFRVPPAALQTFISLTIITFIPVYDRLFVPAARRFTRLSSGITMLQRIGTGLVLALVAMVVAALVEARRLGVAREAGLVDDPKAALPMSLWWMVPQYVLFGLSDVFAMIGLQEFFYDQVPDALRSLGLAFFLSIFGVGHFLSSFLISAIDGATKKGGASWFSNNLNRAHLDYFYWLLAGLCAAELAAFVVVSRVYVYKKRVAHHDHDDGGAVM